In Phyllopteryx taeniolatus isolate TA_2022b chromosome 13, UOR_Ptae_1.2, whole genome shotgun sequence, the following are encoded in one genomic region:
- the LOC133487353 gene encoding calumenin-B-like isoform X1, with protein MELQLFVMYCALCMVYAISKPIKDRFNPDEPLSNREHDDRENFDYDHEAFLGQEEAKTFDQLTPEESKERLGMLVERIDEDKDGFVTTEEMRKWIKDMQKRWIYENIDHQWKTYDLNGDDVVSWEEYKNMSYGDLVDEPDSNDDGFSYRKMMLRDKRRFKLADLDGDQNANKEELAAFIHPENFDHMHDIVVVETMEDMDINGDGVIDLQEYVGDTYSQEGTAAPSWVKTESEKFTALRDKNKDGKMDKEETRAWVTHSDYDHAMTEAKHLVNEADANKDGRLTKAEILDKYDLFVGSQATAFGKALTRHDEF; from the exons AtggagctgcagctgtttgtaATGTACTGTGCCCTCTGCATGGTGTACGCCATCAGCAAGCCCATAAAGGACCGCTTCAACCCTGATGAGCCCCTCAGCAACCGGGAGCACGACGACCGTGAGAACTTCGATTACGACCACGAGGCCTTTCTGGGCCAGGAGGAGGCCAAGACCTTCGACCAGCTCACTCCCGAGGAAAGCAAGGAGCGACTTGG CATGCTGGTGGAGCGCATCGACGAAGACAAAGACGGCTTTGTGACCACGGAAGAGATGAGGAAGTGGATCAAAGACATGCAGAAGAGGTGGATCTACGAGAACATTGATCACCAGTGGAAGACGTACGACCTCAATGGCGACGACGTGGTGTCGTGGGAGGAGTACAAGAACATGTCGTACGGCGACCTTGTCG ATGAGCCAGACTCCAATGATGATGGTTTCAGCTACAGAAAGATGATGTTGCGCGACAAGAGAAGGTTCAAGTTGGCCGACTTGGACGGGGACCAGAACGCTAACAAAGAAGAGTTGGCCGCATTCATTCACCCCGAGAATTTTGACCACATGCATGATATTGTGGTGGTT GAAACAATGGAAGACATGGACATAAATGGAGATGGTGTAATCGACCTGCAAGAGTACGTTG GTGACACGTACAGCCAGGAGGGCACGGCGGCGCCCTCGTGGGTGAAGACTGAGAGTGAGAAGTTCACCGCGCTCCGGGACAAGAACAAGGACGGCAAGATGGACAAGGAGGAGACCCGAGCCTGGGTCACGCACAGCGACTATGACCACGCTATGACCGAGGCCAAGCACCTGGTCAACGAGGCTGATGCAAACAAA GATGGCCGCCTGACCAAGGCTGAAATCCTGGACAAGTACGACCTGTTTGTGGGCAGCCAGGCCACCGCGTTTGGAAAAGCCCTCACTCGACACGACGAGTTCTAA
- the metap1 gene encoding methionine aminopeptidase 1 isoform X1, producing MASTEERRECETESCSKEAKLQCPTCIKLGIQGSYFCSQECFKGSWASHKLLHKKAKEDKNQNECKNCVEKDINTDPWPGYRYTGKLRPYYPLTPLRPVPNEIQRPDYADHPRGMSESEQFLKGTSQIKILPTEDIEGMRVVCKLAREVLDIAAVMVKPGVTTEEIDHAVHLACTTRNCYPSPLNYYNFPKSSCTSVNEVICHGIPDRRPLQDGDLLNVDITVYHNGFHGDLNETFYVGEVDEGAKKLVQTTYECLMQAIDSVKPGVRYRELGNIIQKHAQANGFSVVRSYCGHGIHRLFHTAPNVPHYAKNKAVGVMKPGHVFTIEPMICEGGWQDETWPDGWTAVTRDGKRSAQFEHTLLVTDTGCEILTHRLEDNGRAHFLSQI from the exons ATGGCGAGCACAGAGGAGCGAAGGGAGTGCGAGACGGAGAGCTGCAGCAAAGAAGCCAAACTTCAGTGTCCCACATGTATCAAGCTTGGCATTCAAGGCTCCTATTTCTGTTCCCAG gAATGTTTCAAAGGGAGCTGGGCATCTCACAAGTTGCTGCACAAAAAAGCAA AGGAGGACAAGAACCAGAATGAATGTAAGAACTGTGTGGAGAAAGACATCAACACAGACCCATGGCCTGGCTACCGCTACACGGGGAAACTCCGCCCCTACTACCCATTG ACACCTTTACGGCCTGTACCCAATGAAATCCAAAGACCTGACTATGCTGATCATCCTAGAG GTATGTCTGAATCAGAACAGTTTCTGAAGGGAACATCACAGATCAAGATCCTCCCTACTGAGGACATCGAAGGCATGAGAGTGGTGTGCAAG CTGGCACGAGAAGTCCTGGATATCGCAGCTGTAATGGTGAAACCTGGCGTTACAACAGAAGAAATTGACCATGCAGTACATCtg GCTTGTACTACAAGAAACTGCTACCCTTCTCCTCTTAACTATTACAACTTCCCCAAATCCTCCTGCACATCTGTCAATGAAGTCATCTGCCATGGAATCCCGGACAGAAGACCACTACAAGATGGCGATTTGCTTAATG TGGACATCACCGTCTACCACAATGGTTTCCATGGTGACCTTAATGAGACCTTTTATGTTGGGGAAGTGGATGAAGGAGCAAAGAAACTGGTTCAGACTACATATGAATGCCTTATGCAAGCCATAGACTCTG TGAAGCCTGGCGTCCGCTACAGAGAGCTTGGTAACATAATCCAGAAGCACGCGCAGGCTAATGGCTTCTCTGTGGTGCGGAGCTACTGTGGTCACGGCATCCACAGGCTTTTCCACACTGCGCCAAATGTGCCACATTATGCCA AAAACAAAGCAGTTGGTGTTATGAAGCCAGGACATGTGTTTACCATTGAGCCCATGATATGTGAAG GTGGTTGGCAAGACGAGACCTGGCCTGATGGCTGGACAGCGGTCACCAGGGACGGAAAGCGCTCGGCTCAGTTTGAACACACCCTTCTGGTCACAGACACAGGCTGCGAGATCCTCACCCACCGCCTCGAAGACAACGGTCGGgctcattttctgagccaaatTTAG
- the metap1 gene encoding methionine aminopeptidase 1 isoform X2 yields MASTEERRECETESCSKEAKLQCPTCIKLGIQGSYFCSQECFKGSWASHKLLHKKAKEDKNQNECKNCVEKDINTDPWPGYRYTGKLRPYYPLTPLRPVPNEIQRPDYADHPRGMSESEQFLKGTSQIKILPTEDIEGMRVVCKACTTRNCYPSPLNYYNFPKSSCTSVNEVICHGIPDRRPLQDGDLLNVDITVYHNGFHGDLNETFYVGEVDEGAKKLVQTTYECLMQAIDSVKPGVRYRELGNIIQKHAQANGFSVVRSYCGHGIHRLFHTAPNVPHYAKNKAVGVMKPGHVFTIEPMICEGGWQDETWPDGWTAVTRDGKRSAQFEHTLLVTDTGCEILTHRLEDNGRAHFLSQI; encoded by the exons ATGGCGAGCACAGAGGAGCGAAGGGAGTGCGAGACGGAGAGCTGCAGCAAAGAAGCCAAACTTCAGTGTCCCACATGTATCAAGCTTGGCATTCAAGGCTCCTATTTCTGTTCCCAG gAATGTTTCAAAGGGAGCTGGGCATCTCACAAGTTGCTGCACAAAAAAGCAA AGGAGGACAAGAACCAGAATGAATGTAAGAACTGTGTGGAGAAAGACATCAACACAGACCCATGGCCTGGCTACCGCTACACGGGGAAACTCCGCCCCTACTACCCATTG ACACCTTTACGGCCTGTACCCAATGAAATCCAAAGACCTGACTATGCTGATCATCCTAGAG GTATGTCTGAATCAGAACAGTTTCTGAAGGGAACATCACAGATCAAGATCCTCCCTACTGAGGACATCGAAGGCATGAGAGTGGTGTGCAAG GCTTGTACTACAAGAAACTGCTACCCTTCTCCTCTTAACTATTACAACTTCCCCAAATCCTCCTGCACATCTGTCAATGAAGTCATCTGCCATGGAATCCCGGACAGAAGACCACTACAAGATGGCGATTTGCTTAATG TGGACATCACCGTCTACCACAATGGTTTCCATGGTGACCTTAATGAGACCTTTTATGTTGGGGAAGTGGATGAAGGAGCAAAGAAACTGGTTCAGACTACATATGAATGCCTTATGCAAGCCATAGACTCTG TGAAGCCTGGCGTCCGCTACAGAGAGCTTGGTAACATAATCCAGAAGCACGCGCAGGCTAATGGCTTCTCTGTGGTGCGGAGCTACTGTGGTCACGGCATCCACAGGCTTTTCCACACTGCGCCAAATGTGCCACATTATGCCA AAAACAAAGCAGTTGGTGTTATGAAGCCAGGACATGTGTTTACCATTGAGCCCATGATATGTGAAG GTGGTTGGCAAGACGAGACCTGGCCTGATGGCTGGACAGCGGTCACCAGGGACGGAAAGCGCTCGGCTCAGTTTGAACACACCCTTCTGGTCACAGACACAGGCTGCGAGATCCTCACCCACCGCCTCGAAGACAACGGTCGGgctcattttctgagccaaatTTAG
- the LOC133487353 gene encoding calumenin-B-like isoform X2, with product MELQLFVMYCALCMVYAISKPIKDRFNPDEPLSNREHDDRENFDYDHEAFLGQEEAKTFDQLTPEESKERLGMLVERIDEDKDGFVTTEEMRKWIKDMQKRWIYENIDHQWKTYDLNGDDVVSWEEYKNMSYGDLVDEPDSNDDGFSYRKMMLRDKRRFKLADLDGDQNANKEELAAFIHPENFDHMHDIVVVETMEDMDINGDGVIDLQEYVGDTYSQEGTAAPSWVKTESEKFTALRDKNKDGKMDKEETRAWVTHSDYDHAMTEAKHLVNEADANKVFCFTTGPGNKSSDAEI from the exons AtggagctgcagctgtttgtaATGTACTGTGCCCTCTGCATGGTGTACGCCATCAGCAAGCCCATAAAGGACCGCTTCAACCCTGATGAGCCCCTCAGCAACCGGGAGCACGACGACCGTGAGAACTTCGATTACGACCACGAGGCCTTTCTGGGCCAGGAGGAGGCCAAGACCTTCGACCAGCTCACTCCCGAGGAAAGCAAGGAGCGACTTGG CATGCTGGTGGAGCGCATCGACGAAGACAAAGACGGCTTTGTGACCACGGAAGAGATGAGGAAGTGGATCAAAGACATGCAGAAGAGGTGGATCTACGAGAACATTGATCACCAGTGGAAGACGTACGACCTCAATGGCGACGACGTGGTGTCGTGGGAGGAGTACAAGAACATGTCGTACGGCGACCTTGTCG ATGAGCCAGACTCCAATGATGATGGTTTCAGCTACAGAAAGATGATGTTGCGCGACAAGAGAAGGTTCAAGTTGGCCGACTTGGACGGGGACCAGAACGCTAACAAAGAAGAGTTGGCCGCATTCATTCACCCCGAGAATTTTGACCACATGCATGATATTGTGGTGGTT GAAACAATGGAAGACATGGACATAAATGGAGATGGTGTAATCGACCTGCAAGAGTACGTTG GTGACACGTACAGCCAGGAGGGCACGGCGGCGCCCTCGTGGGTGAAGACTGAGAGTGAGAAGTTCACCGCGCTCCGGGACAAGAACAAGGACGGCAAGATGGACAAGGAGGAGACCCGAGCCTGGGTCACGCACAGCGACTATGACCACGCTATGACCGAGGCCAAGCACCTGGTCAACGAGGCTGATGCAAACAAA GTTTTCTGTTTCACCACTGGTCCTGGAAACAAGTCCTCCGATGCAGAAATCTAG